A single genomic interval of bacterium harbors:
- a CDS encoding ABC transporter ATP-binding protein produces the protein MKEKDPAFVKFRGIVKRFGEVTAVDNVDIDIAEGSLVTLLGPSGCGKTTLLRMIAGLETPTEGDIYINGKRINDVPIHKRNLGMIFQNYALFPHKSIFDNVAFGLKYRGVSKEEMRERVYKALELVRLPGVEKRMPSQLSGGQQQRIALARAIVIEPDVLLMDEPLSALDENLREDMRREIDNLQQDIGVTTIFVTHDQREALSMSDKIIVLNQGVKQQEGAPEEVYNSFTNHFVADFLGHPNFIPVVVDRAMDGFMQVHLASGETFLASPAIDFDRGDNAEVVVRAQQLKIGLKSEFGEQEENMNYLFGEVRDRSYMGGEVSYYVELHDGSMLHVIVLARRVPLKRGEEVYIRMNPADCRLIKS, from the coding sequence ATGAAGGAAAAAGATCCCGCGTTCGTTAAATTTCGGGGAATCGTAAAGCGCTTCGGTGAGGTGACGGCAGTCGACAATGTCGATATCGATATCGCCGAAGGGTCCCTGGTCACCCTCCTCGGGCCGTCCGGCTGCGGTAAGACAACCCTGTTAAGAATGATAGCGGGGCTGGAAACCCCGACGGAAGGGGACATTTACATCAATGGCAAGCGGATCAACGATGTTCCGATTCACAAACGTAACCTCGGGATGATCTTCCAGAATTATGCCCTGTTCCCGCACAAAAGCATCTTCGACAACGTCGCCTTTGGCCTCAAGTACCGCGGGGTGAGCAAGGAGGAGATGCGAGAGAGGGTGTATAAAGCCCTGGAGCTGGTGCGCCTGCCCGGTGTGGAGAAACGCATGCCTTCACAGCTTTCAGGAGGGCAGCAGCAGCGAATCGCCCTGGCGCGAGCCATCGTTATCGAACCGGATGTACTGCTGATGGACGAGCCCTTATCAGCGCTGGATGAAAATCTGCGTGAGGACATGCGGCGCGAAATAGACAATCTGCAGCAGGATATCGGTGTCACCACCATTTTCGTCACCCATGACCAGCGTGAGGCGCTCTCTATGTCGGATAAGATTATCGTCCTGAACCAGGGGGTCAAGCAGCAGGAAGGGGCACCGGAAGAAGTCTACAACAGTTTCACCAACCATTTTGTCGCTGATTTCCTCGGCCACCCCAATTTTATTCCGGTGGTGGTCGACCGGGCAATGGACGGTTTCATGCAGGTTCACTTGGCAAGCGGGGAAACCTTCCTTGCTTCACCGGCGATCGACTTCGATCGTGGAGATAATGCTGAGGTGGTTGTTAGAGCGCAACAGTTGAAAATAGGACTGAAGTCGGAGTTTGGCGAACAGGAAGAGAACATGAATTACCTGTTCGGCGAAGTTCGTGATCGGAGTTACATGGGGGGAGAAGTAAGCTATTATGTCGAGTTGCATGATGGTTCGATGTTGCACGTTATCGTGCTTGCCCGCCGCGTACCATTGAAGCGGGGTGAAGAAGTATATATCCGGATGAATCCGGCCGATTGTCGGTTGATAAAGAGCTGA